A portion of the Calothrix sp. 336/3 genome contains these proteins:
- a CDS encoding zinc-dependent alcohol dehydrogenase family protein, with the protein MKATVYYAPGDVRVETVPDSTIQEPTDAVVRITHACICGSDLWFYRGSDDWKPGWRTGHEWMGIVETVGSDVRNLKKGDRVLAPFAFSDGSCEFCGKSLQTSCIQGGFWGGTNDGGQAEAVRAPFADATLVKIPREVENDDALLTAILPLTDVMATGHHAAISAGVRAGSTVAVVGDGAVGLCGVLAAKRLGAARIILLGKHEKRIEIARRFGATDVVKSRDQQAIDEVQEMTKGGAEAVLECVGTESSFSTAIGITRPGDTIGYVGVPHGSVKLAGMFLSNITLRGGVAPARAYIPELLADVLAGKIDPSPVLDLTVDLDGVPGGYAAMDGREAIKVMVRL; encoded by the coding sequence ATGAAAGCAACTGTCTATTATGCTCCTGGTGATGTAAGGGTCGAAACCGTTCCCGACTCTACGATTCAAGAGCCAACAGATGCCGTTGTGCGGATTACCCATGCCTGCATCTGTGGCTCCGATTTGTGGTTTTACCGAGGGTCAGATGATTGGAAACCGGGATGGCGCACAGGTCACGAATGGATGGGTATTGTCGAAACGGTTGGTTCGGATGTGCGAAATTTGAAAAAGGGCGATCGCGTACTAGCTCCGTTTGCTTTTTCGGATGGCTCCTGTGAATTTTGTGGCAAAAGTCTACAAACTTCCTGTATCCAAGGTGGCTTTTGGGGTGGAACCAACGATGGTGGACAAGCAGAAGCTGTGCGCGCTCCCTTTGCCGATGCCACACTAGTAAAAATTCCTAGGGAAGTGGAAAACGACGATGCCTTACTCACCGCAATTCTACCGCTCACAGATGTGATGGCAACTGGACATCATGCGGCTATTTCTGCTGGAGTCCGAGCAGGTTCGACAGTGGCAGTGGTTGGCGATGGGGCGGTGGGACTGTGCGGCGTTTTAGCTGCAAAACGACTGGGAGCCGCTCGAATCATTCTACTGGGCAAACATGAAAAACGCATTGAAATTGCCCGCCGCTTTGGTGCTACCGATGTGGTAAAAAGCCGCGATCAACAGGCGATTGATGAAGTGCAAGAGATGACTAAAGGCGGTGCTGAGGCAGTCTTGGAATGTGTAGGCACGGAATCTTCTTTCAGTACGGCGATTGGGATTACACGTCCAGGTGACACGATTGGTTATGTCGGTGTCCCACATGGCAGTGTGAAATTGGCAGGGATGTTTCTCTCAAATATTACCTTGCGGGGTGGTGTTGCGCCTGCGCGGGCTTATATTCCGGAACTATTAGCAGATGTGCTTGCAGGGAAAATCGATCCCTCCCCCGTGTTGGATCTGACGGTCGATCTGGATGGTGTTCCAGGTGGTTATGCGGCAATGGATGGACGAGAAGCAATTAAAGTGATGGTGCGGCTTTAA